agcaCTGTCGTACATGACCCAGACGTCATCAACACGATTCGCCACCTTTGACTGCTTGCTGACATCTAACAAAGCCCTACGCATTGCTTTGCTAACTGTAATGTTGCGATCACCGAAGCACAAATTACATTCAAGTAAGCGATACAACCACACCGCTACTGCCGGGCGCCCATCGTTTCGCAGAACTGTATAACCGAAGTTATGCCAGTCCACCACGAGAGCCGGGGACAGGACGAATTTCGGGCAGGAGTTGGAATTTGTGGGGTCCTTCTTCATAGGATTCTTCTCCACAGGTAGCTGCCGCTGACGCTGCAATTTTATACCCTCAGTGATCTCCTTGAGGGCGGTGCTTAACCACGAGCCTGTTAAAATGATACAGTAATAAGTTACGGCGTTGGCAACAAACGCACATGGTTGTACAATGTACTTCACCACCGGCACGAAGGGCACTGCAGGGGGCGATTGCATAAGAATAAGATCCACTAACATCAACTGCCCACGACTATTTACAAACATCATTGACGCGCGGACGAGGACCCAAGTGAACACCACAGCACAAGCGCATGCACGGTAAAATGTAGATGCTAACCAGTGCAACTTTGGATGTGGGAACAAGATACGAAACCACAAGGGTGGAGTTATCGGAGGAATCAGATATGCCGTTTCGACGACACATTCGAACTTTTCTACGCTAGAATCGTCGTAGGAGCCGtctatatttttctttttctccctcaacTTGAGTTCTTCACTTAGACGATTCCCCATGTCGAAGCCAACCAACACTACCTCCTGAAACATGCCACATTTCGCCAAACTTAAGGCATGGTACTGCATCCGAGGTGATCTGGCGAAGTCACCGCCAACAACAACTACCACGCGGCGCAACACAGCCTTGCTATTCCGGTGTTGTGCACCCGTGGCCTTATCACCTCGGCTCTCTATCTCTGCGATATGTTCACGCGCTTGTTTCCATTTCTTGCGACCCGACTCAGCCCGTACCACCAATGACACGGTTATAGAAAACCAAAtagcaagaaaacaaaacgtagGAAATGATATTGTCCACACAAGATCATCGTAGCTAAACATCCCTGGGTGATCTAAACTTTCCCTTGGGGAGAAACTTCATAAAATCCACAAATTCCGTGGAGGGTAAGAGTGAGGCAGGGGGCGGTAACATTTTAGGGTTAAGAGCGTGCCACAGCAATGAAGTATGTAAACGTGCCCCCAAACCGTAAGGGCAGTGTCGGTGGTACGCAAACATAAACGAAAAACACAGGGCGACGAGCGGTTAACCGCTTTCAAGGTGTTCCACGACGCCCTGGTAACGCCCTCACGGCATCACCGCCCACCAGTTTCTGCCTTCAAACACCTATTCCAACGATAACCCTTCTTCAGATACCGCAACTTGATCAATAACGACAGGCATCACTGGTTTGTCGTCTCCGTTCCTCTCCACCTGTGACACGGAGAGCACAACTGACTTTCCAGCGGTGACAAACCCAAAAACTGTGTGTTTTCCGTTTAGCCACGGTGTAGCTTCACCTAAAGTGATAAAAAATTGTGATTCGTTTGTATTCGGTCCGCGGTTTGCCATACACAGCCACTGCACCCTTgggtaagaaaagaaatccaTTGCGTCAACGCCTTCGTCCTCGAATGGCTCACCGAACGAGCTCAGTCCCCCGGTGCCATCACCATGTGGACACCCACCCTGTATCATGAAACCCGGTACAACTCTATGGAAGGTGAGAGTGTTGTAGAACCCACGCCTTGACAGTGTGGAAAAATTGGTTACTGCTTTCGGGGCGAATTGAGGCATAAGGCGTACTGTTATTGTACCGAACGTACGGACAGATATGGTAGCACCAACACAAATATCGGTCCACGACACAACCCGAGTTGAAGCGGCGGAGATAATACTTTGAACTCGCCGCTCCTCCACTTCACCGTCAAATCCACAGCTATTCTCGCTTGCTTTGCTATGTTCCACCTCCGAAgttgttctttcttcctcatccctCGGAGCCAAAACTTGGAGAGAGGACTGCAACTGCAGCAAATCATCACAGTCGAAATCCCGTTTCGCACGCAGCGTAGACAGGAGAAGTGCGCGCTGCCTCTCGTTTCCCGTGTCATCTTCTGTATTTTTATCTGTGTTGGGAATGCCAACAGCGCTTTGCATGACGAAATCGGTTAGGGAGATTTCGTATTTTGTGTACAGCAGAAGGGCATTTCCTCCCAGGGATGTTGTACAAATCGTCGGGTCATCAACATGAGAGTTATCCTCCTCCGTAAAGCCAGGCGAGGGCGTTGCACTGCTTGCCGCTTCAAAAAGTCGCTTAATGTCTTCCTTCGAAAGCGCACAACCAACCGGAGACTGTGCGACGAGGTTCTTCAGAGCTTGACTAGCGGGGACACACAACCTCAGTAACTTAAGGGGGGCAGCAAAACATCTAAATTCTCCGCACGCCATCCGCGAAAAGGAATTTATGATCTCCATGAGCATGCTGTCACCACGAACATCAACTTCCGATTCTCCAATTGAACACGGAAGTTTCTCGATGTAGAAACTTGACTTCAGAGCCCCCGCTTCCTTCGCCGAAGGAGCTGCACGAAACGTCGCAATACGTCGACCACCCACACATTCCCTGGACGGCTCTGGCACCCCCGTTATTTCTGGGACAAAAATCCACACGCCACGGGGCGAGGAGTTAAAACTATCCTTGATAACTGCATTAAACACGAAACCTCGCAGGGTGCTTTTCGCCTCTTGTAGAGTACACAGCTCACCAAGTTGAGGACAAGGCACTTCACTCGTTTCACTGCTGCAAAGGCATACTCCGCTAGCAAACTCGAAGAGATGCAGGAGGACGCAAACAGCGCCCCGACGCAGGGAAGCACTAGACACCGTGAAATAGTTTCCAGTTGGTGAAAAGTCAACACTAAGTGGTATGATCACCTTCCCTGTTTTCGCGGCACATGTGACTTCACGCACCAAGGCAAAAAAACCCGTCTTCTGTCGTCTCTCGAATGTGATCCATTGCCTGACTTTCAGTGGATCTGCTGCACTGCGCGATGGGAAGCCCCCAACAACCCGGAGAGAAAGGATTGTTCTTCCTTCATCGTTCAGATGCTCAACAATTCGCGCGTAGTCCACGATTCCCTCCTCGTCAACAAGGACAATCAATCCACTCGGAAGATGCTGCTGGCAACAGACTATCAAATTTGCACAACTCAACGCCACAGTAGGAATGGGCTGACCTTCCTTTGTGAAATCGGAGCTGCAGAGACGTGACGACTTCTCGACCCCGCACGGAATGAAGACAACACCGTTGGTATCATCGTCTCGTTTCGCGAAGAAGGCAATGTACGGTTGATAATCgtgatgaaacaaaaacggtCGTGGGGTGAATGACTCTTTCCACGGTTGCGTAGCAGAAGGGTGGCACCGACGGGCGGCATTAAACTGAAGTGAAAACCGCCCTTCGAGCGCCATGAGTAGGCCATTCACACGAGATACCTCGACGTTTACACTGATATTCCCAGTATCATCAGCAGCATGCGGAGTGACGCAGACGAATAAAATGCATGAGTTTACCGGGTCCGGCAGGACAAAGTGAAGGCCTGCATTAGTGACCTCCTCTGATTCCACGCTTTTGGGGAAAAACTTTCTGTACTCTCCCGTGAAGAAAACGCCACGGGGAAGCTTACGCCAAGCACGCACCACTCCTACTGCGTCAACGGTTACAATCAGCGCACCGTTATCATCTGCTAATGTGGCAATGTCCTGTACAGGACTTCCATGCCGGTAGCTTCGTTCATACAAGAAGGAGCAAGGGTATCCCTCCGCGCTCAGCATATCCATGGTGCTTTGCTGCTTCTTGCATTTGCTCACCCCTTCTTGTACATCATCGCTGGTATCAATAGGTTCATCATTTCGATCGCTGGGCCCCAGTGAACGAGGTCGTTTCCCACGCACACTCTCTTCTCCAGCACGCGTAGGTTCAGCGCTATCAGCTTCGGAGGTGTTCACAAGCAGCACAGGAATAGTCGGGAGGAAATCTTCCTCGTCGTCTTCGCTGTTTTCATTGCTCGACCGATGTACCTGCATCTGCTACGTCCGTTTCGCTCTTTCTCTGTCCACCCACCGCCGCACCCCGCTTTTATCCTCACGGTGGCAGAGCGGCCCAACTACTAGTCTTcgtcaaagaaaagaatggagAAAGTCCTTGCATTCTGTGCCATACGAGAAGCAATCTCGAATATGTCACCCCGCTACGGGTGATACATCAGCTAGTACGCACATTTTTGAGACCCCAGGGAACGTAAAAAGTTCGACGCAGTACAAGGCGAAATGACAGTGGTGGGATGCAACTGAAAACACGTCCGACTACTCCAGAAGTGGAAAACGGAGAATGGAACATGACCCAATAGCAGCAGAAAAGGAGTCTGGGACACAGTCCTACAATGGGACAAAAAGAATTgcagaaaggaagggaatagCCAGCCTAGAAGGGGGTGACGAACGAAAACTTTTCAGATGCAACCCTCGCTGCCCTCGTATTcgttattttcccttcaccAAAAAGGAGGTGCACATCACAGAGAGGATTGCTGCACCATCTTTCCATCAAAACCCCaaccaacgaaaaaaaagtttgcgGTATTTACCTTCCATAGTTTCAAACACGTTCGCACCAGGGTCCACACTTGTTAGGTTCGCCAATAATGTACACTGTACCTaccacctttttttaaatctcaTGAACATTTCCCCAAATATACCAGCGTATGCTTCTGTTCGTTTTTAATATATTGCCTACGCTATGTAACCAAATGCGGATAAGGTAACAATAttcaccttctttccctcgcCACTCTACAGCAACACGACGGTTACCACGTTAATGTGTGATGCTGAAAACCTTTCGTGTTGGTAATTGAAGCCACCACTGGTAGGCACCTAACCCCCGTAAGAGAAAACACCCGAAAGAGGAAcaatatttatttccttcaaacAACTCAGAACTCACTAGCGAAAGCCGCTCGACGGCAAACAAGATaaaaaaggtagaaaaaGGTGTTTCCATTCAGGCTGGGATAGTAGATGAGATGACGTGTCGGCACCGAAATGAACTTTAGCTCATCGTGTTGCTGCCCGACAACTGAATCACACACGACCTATCCTCTTAGCAGGTCCTTATTCTCCCTCCGCTTGTGTTTCCATATGTACTTTCTGTTACACCTATTTTACGTGAACGCTTTCACCCAGTCAAAGGAGTATCCAAATGCCTCCATCCTCAGAGAGAAATTACGTCGACTGTTTGCACAAACCATGTAGTGTAATGTGCAAATTTTCCCAATCGTGGCTTGTAAATACACCACGAGAGGAAACTCAAAATCCAGCGGCTAAAATTAGAGTGAGGCACCCAATTGGGCCTTTCGCTAACCGTACGCAGTCTTCGCACGTCCATGCCTGACGCAAGCCCGGAAACACTGTATGATAGAGATACTGCGACGCCGCGCGCCACTGCTCCCTGACATGAGGTACGGATGGCGTCGACTCGTTGACGCTGGGTAACTTTCTTTCTTGACCGCTCTGCTCGCTTCATGGCTTTCCTACTCACTTTCTGGGCTCGGTTTGAGGTGACCATTTCACTGCTGCCCTCAGGACTGTCCTTCAATTCATCAAACCCCTCCTCCACGTTTTCCCCGTCCATGTCTGAGTTTGTAGACGCATCGCTATTGTCTCCACCCTCCTGTTCTTCAAAAATGAGCATGAAATGTGTGCAAGCGGAAGGTGTGTATTCAGGGAGATCACTTCCCAGTGCGCCCACAAGTGTCTCTTGCATTGCACCATGCGGATACGATCCAGGTTTTGTGATGCTTGCCTCATCTGCTGCAGTTGGGATCTCACGGCTCGCCCCCCGAGGATCAAAGAGGGGAATGTCCCACGCCCAACAGTGTGACGCTTCCTTACTCAACCGAGTAACGCTGCCCACGCCACCATGGTCAACTAAAACCAGCTGACAGCGGCGGTTTGGAAGTTCGATACGGATGCTAACAGCATGTACTGTGTCGCGGACTATCAGATCAAAATGCAGACGCTTACGCCCTGGCGTTTCATCAGTCTGCAAGTAGCAGTCTCGTATGGTGGCGCTAGGGGAGAGACCAGGTCTCACTTTGCCTTCATACCGCAGAACAGACTCGTCGCTTACGCAAGGAGGTGTGAAGCACACATTCCCACACGACAATAGTTCCCAGTAATCAACCATACCGTGCACATTATCGACTACGATATCTGGTAGCCCATCCCGTCTTTTACTTCCCGACGAGGGAACGACGTTACAATAAGTTCCTACATCATTTATATGCAACACGCGATGTCGAGAAGGAACGtgtgaagaaagggagagcGTACCACCCTTTATGTTGGCGGAGAGCTTCATACTAAGACGGTAGCTACGCATTAAGTATGTCTCGCACAAAATCTCCCCTTTAAGTGTGACCTGATCACCAATCTCTTGCCGGCATTGCCCATCGGACATGTGAACTACCTCGCTGATGCTTAGTGTGATCTCatttttgaaaaaagaaagtacacCACGATAGGCCACATATCCAATCGCTGCAGCAACTGCGACCTTGGCTACGGAGCGAGAGCTCATCATTACCCAACTGTGCTTCACTTACCGGttaagaagagaagagatgTCAACAGTTTAGATTATAAGTTGGGAAGTGTAGAGAGATGGAATGAACTTACAATCACAGCAATATACATGAAGTGCAGGAAGCTATCAGTGTGGTGCGGGGAGTAAAAGGGTGCCAAGCATGAAATGCCAGTAACATAAAACTGCACATACTATATTCCCGCGAAGATGAAGGGGATGAGTTCAAACCaacataagaaaaaaaacacccctTCAGGGAAAGGCCGAAGAATGGAAATGTAAGCCGAAGGTAGCAGGTGACAGCACAAACCCTGGCCCATGCAGCATGACAGCTTCCACAAGCATTCGGCGATCTGCGCGTAGCACACAAGGATAAATCTGTCATCTCTCACTAGACGAAAGAGGTGATGACCGCGAGGCCCCGGTAGATAACTGTAGTAGTACTTCTAAATCGAATTGCATAATATTTCCATTGTTCGGGTGTACTATAACTCTCATGGGAAGCGAGAAGCCGAAACCAAAAATGACCTCTGCAAAGTGGGGGAGGAATGGTaaagtcatttttttttaaaaaaagagaaacaactcACATCTTTGACGTGTAGTTGTGATACATTCTACATTCTGAGGAAGTGGGTGCTCTGTTGAATACTTCCCGTAACTTTTCCCAGTACACCTGTGCGATTGTTGACACGGCGCCTCCGTAGCCCCTTGAAGTTATTTCCTGCAACATAGATGATGTGTGTCCTGTCAACGTCGTCACAAAATTCCGGAGATCTCTATTGAGCACAATGAAAGGAAATCCCTCACACTGTTCATTTGCCATACACCATACATGCGAAAGAAGTTCCCCCAACTTTGGCTGTAGAGGTCTACACCGTTGCGGATGAAACTATCGATCACTTCGGTGGCCAACATATTTGTCCTGCATTCCACATTGATCCAAGGCTGATGCCGGCCGAGGAAGTTCATTGCTGCATTCGACAGCTTCTCCCCAACCACTTGCTTACTATTCTCAACGATTTCACTCACGTGGCTCCCAATAAGGGATTTGCTCTGCTCATTGCTTGCTCCGTTAAGAATAAGTGCAGCAACCTCCTGACACTCTTTTGAAACACCGCTGATCAAAACGTTTGACCTCGACACCTGTGCCGGCATTGAATCGATTCCACCTTTGGCACTATAATACGAACCTTGGCGGGACCACCGCGAGGGAATTTGGGCGTCAGCTCTGCCAGTGGACGACGGCACTGCCTCTTGCAACGGGATAACATCATCGCACAGTGGGTTAGCACACACCACGTAGGCAtatgcagcaacaaaaagctctgcaacagaaacaacagagCAAGGATGTGTGGCGTAGTAGTGCCGGGCAAACCTCTCATAACGTGCCAACCCCGTATTCATTCGTTTCAACAACTTATTGCGACCCTTCGACCTCCTTGACGAACCGAGAGGAAGTTTCACACGGTCCTTTTGATATCGTTGGAGCAAAGGATTCCCTCTCTCCAACACATCGACATACTCATCTTCCTCGCATTCACCTCTTATGAACCTGAGTAGCGGCTCCCTGAGCTCCGATAGTACAAACTGCATATACTCCAACCACATGCTTTTTTGCGCAGCGCGAGTTCCGAGCGGCGTTCCGGAGCCGGTTCCCGGTAGCACACCAAACCAGTGCTCACTATTTGGCAGGTACAATTCAacacagagagagaaggCTGCCAGAGGTTCGGCAACTACTGTGTTGGTCTCCACAGACTTCACATAAAAGGGATACCTGTCGCGTAGAGTGTGGTTGGCTGAAATGGGTTGAAGCTCCGCTTCGCACGGGATACAATACGCGCGGCACAACCACAGAAAGGCAATCGCTGCCGGGTCTTCGTAGCAGCCACGCAGGTAGAAACCATTCTTCGGTGTGATCGATTTCATCGAGGTTTTCTTACTTGCTGCCTCTACAACGGCAGCCCTGGCGTTTGCTGTGCGAAGCACAGCATCCATTACAGGAAGCATCGAGGGTGCGGGATAAAGTTTAAGCAAGTAAAAGAACTCCGAACAAAAGGTTTCAGCGGCAACCTGGAGAGATATTGTCCCACGCAAACCAACCCACGTTTTGTAGTAAAGACATTTTGTGAATTCATACCACCGCGGCTTTGTCAGCGGCACAATCTGACCGTCAACAGACATGGTCAGAGCATTAGGAGCCCGACCCACTTGGTTCTCTCCCATACTGCTCTGTTGTGCAGATCCTTCAATGCATTCATCAGGGGCGTCACCAAACAGCGCCTGGTTCCGCAGCGCCCAGAGGTGGGCTCTTTGAGAAACAGTCATTAGGGGATAAACATCGCGGCAAAATACCTTTCCCACCATGACCTTGGCAATTTCCAAGACAAGCACATTTAAGCACTCGTTAGATGAGTTGGGGAGGGATGGCGCCTTCATTCATATGATTGTCTAAAACTTTTACGGAGTACACTGGAAATATTACAGAATGCAAATGAAAATATAAGGGAAAGCgggaggaagcaaaaaaaaacgggcaGAGCAAACTATTGTTTTATC
This region of Trypanosoma brucei gambiense DAL972 chromosome 10, complete sequence genomic DNA includes:
- a CDS encoding glycosyltransferase, putative — protein: MFSYDDLVWTISFPTFCFLAIWFSITVSLVVRAESGRKKWKQAREHIAEIESRGDKATGAQHRNSKAVLRRVVVVVGGDFARSPRMQYHALSLAKCGMFQEVVLVGFDMGNRLSEELKLREKKKNIDGSYDDSSVEKFECVVETAYLIPPITPPLWFRILFPHPKLHWLASTFYRACACAVVFTWVLVRASMMFVNSRGQLMLVDLILMQSPPAVPFVPVVKYIVQPCAFVANAVTYYCIILTGSWLSTALKEITEGIKLQRQRQLPVEKNPMKKDPTNSNSCPKFVLSPALVVDWHNFGYTVLRNDGRPAVAVWLYRLLECNLCFGDRNITVSKAMRRALLDVSKQSKVANRVDDVWVMYDSAPSFFGLVPRSRFVQEVIRPVMSAHSQDGEEVIGCSLPPDWVLQSTAATDSRGIFIVASTSWTPDDDYTMVVEALKQVDEKLQECSQGKDSKPTAAKSVWLLVTGKGVARKRFEMAVAEAHLSSLVVVTTMYMQSYKHYAMALGAADVGLCMHNSSSGLDLPMKAVDMLGSGLPVVALRYKSLHELLDDKRGWFFSNAEELGQVMWKQLILTNGPLLEKRRQVAQNGPGTWDENWGEVLMPLLTNLL
- a CDS encoding cyclophilin type peptidyl-prolyl cis-trans isomerase, putative, with translation MQVHRSSNENSEDDEEDFLPTIPVLLVNTSEADSAEPTRAGEESVRGKRPRSLGPSDRNDEPIDTSDDVQEGVSKCKKQQSTMDMLSAEGYPCSFLYERSYRHGSPVQDIATLADDNGALIVTVDAVGVVRAWRKLPRGVFFTGEYRKFFPKSVESEEVTNAGLHFVLPDPVNSCILFVCVTPHAADDTGNISVNVEVSRVNGLLMALEGRFSLQFNAARRCHPSATQPWKESFTPRPFLFHHDYQPYIAFFAKRDDDTNGVVFIPCGVEKSSRLCSSDFTKEGQPIPTVALSCANLIVCCQQHLPSGLIVLVDEEGIVDYARIVEHLNDEGRTILSLRVVGGFPSRSAADPLKVRQWITFERRQKTGFFALVREVTCAAKTGKVIIPLSVDFSPTGNYFTVSSASLRRGAVCVLLHLFEFASGVCLCSSETSEVPCPQLGELCTLQEAKSTLRGFVFNAVIKDSFNSSPRGVWIFVPEITGVPEPSRECVGGRRIATFRAAPSAKEAGALKSSFYIEKLPCSIGESEVDVRGDSMLMEIINSFSRMACGEFRCFAAPLKLLRLCVPASQALKNLVAQSPVGCALSKEDIKRLFEAASSATPSPGFTEEDNSHVDDPTICTTSLGGNALLLYTKYEISLTDFVMQSAVGIPNTDKNTEDDTGNERQRALLLSTLRAKRDFDCDDLLQLQSSLQVLAPRDEEERTTSEVEHSKASENSCGFDGEVEERRVQSIISAASTRVVSWTDICVGATISVRTFGTITVRLMPQFAPKAVTNFSTLSRRGFYNTLTFHRVVPGFMIQGGCPHGDGTGGLSSFGEPFEDEGVDAMDFFSYPRVQWLCMANRGPNTNESQFFITLGEATPWLNGKHTVFGFVTAGKSVVLSVSQVERNGDDKPVMPVVIDQVAVSEEGLSLE